In the genome of Pseudopipra pipra isolate bDixPip1 chromosome 4, bDixPip1.hap1, whole genome shotgun sequence, one region contains:
- the UBE2D3 gene encoding ubiquitin-conjugating enzyme E2 D3 isoform X3: MFHWQATIMGPNDSPYQGGVFFLTIHFPTDYPFKPPKVAFTTRIYHPNINSNGSICLDILRSQWSPALTISKVLLSICSLLCDPNPDDPLVPEIARIYKTDRDKYNRLAREWTEKYAML; this comes from the exons A tgTTTCATTGGCAAGCCACAATTATGGGACCT AACGACAGTCCATATCAGGGTGGTGTATTCTTCTTGACAATTCACTTTCCTACAGACTACCCATTCAAACCACCTAAG GTTGCATTTACAACAAGAATCTATCATCCAAATATTAACAGTAATGGCAGCATTTGTCTTGATATTCTCAGATCACAGTGGTCTCCTGCTTTAACTATTTCTAAAG ttctcTTATCCATTTGTTCACTGTTATGCGATCCAAATCCAGATGACCCACTAGTGCCAGAGATTGCACGTATCTATAAAACAGACAGAGACAA GTACAATAGGTTAGCAAGAGAGTGGACAGAGAAATACGCTATGCTGTAG
- the UBE2D3 gene encoding ubiquitin-conjugating enzyme E2 D3 isoform X1, with the protein MALKRINKELSDLARDPPAQCSAGPVGDDMFHWQATIMGPNDSPYQGGVFFLTIHFPTDYPFKPPKVAFTTRIYHPNINSNGSICLDILRSQWSPALTISKVLLSICSLLCDPNPDDPLVPEIARIYKTDRDKYNRISREWTQKYAM; encoded by the exons gaaCTTAGTGACTTAGCCCGTGATCCTCCAGCACAGTGTTCAGCAGGTCCCGTTGGAGATGACA tgTTTCATTGGCAAGCCACAATTATGGGACCT AACGACAGTCCATATCAGGGTGGTGTATTCTTCTTGACAATTCACTTTCCTACAGACTACCCATTCAAACCACCTAAG GTTGCATTTACAACAAGAATCTATCATCCAAATATTAACAGTAATGGCAGCATTTGTCTTGATATTCTCAGATCACAGTGGTCTCCTGCTTTAACTATTTCTAAAG ttctcTTATCCATTTGTTCACTGTTATGCGATCCAAATCCAGATGACCCACTAGTGCCAGAGATTGCACGTATCTATAAAACAGACAGAGACAA GTACAACAGAATATCTCGGGAATGGACTCAGAAGTACGCCATGTGA